In the Acidobacteriota bacterium genome, one interval contains:
- a CDS encoding response regulator transcription factor, with protein MTDTRLKVLVVDDEALARQVAVEYLRECDGVEVAGECANGYEAVKAVSDAMPDVLLLDVQMPKLSGFDVLELIGPGPAVIFATAHDEFALKAFDVHAVDYLLKPFSQARLADAVERARQRLVARTASPADDLRSALRTVRLTRILVRDGGKVFIVPVDTLDYAQAQDDYVLLHTQGRNLLKEQPIGSLEMQLDPSEFVRIHRSWILNLARLARVEVEARDRRVAVLHDGTRLPISRSGHQRLTTALGR; from the coding sequence ATGACCGACACACGTCTCAAGGTACTCGTGGTGGACGATGAGGCACTCGCGCGGCAGGTGGCGGTGGAGTACCTGCGGGAGTGCGACGGCGTGGAAGTAGCGGGCGAGTGTGCCAATGGCTACGAGGCCGTCAAGGCCGTGAGCGATGCCATGCCCGACGTGCTGCTGCTCGACGTGCAGATGCCGAAGCTCTCCGGATTCGACGTGCTCGAACTGATCGGTCCCGGACCTGCCGTCATCTTCGCGACGGCGCACGACGAGTTCGCGCTGAAGGCGTTCGACGTCCATGCCGTGGACTACCTGCTCAAGCCCTTTAGTCAGGCGCGTCTGGCAGACGCGGTCGAGCGTGCCCGCCAGCGCCTCGTCGCGCGGACGGCATCGCCCGCCGACGATCTGCGGTCGGCCCTGCGCACGGTGCGTCTCACGCGCATCCTCGTGCGCGACGGCGGCAAGGTGTTCATCGTGCCCGTCGACACGCTCGACTACGCGCAGGCGCAGGACGACTACGTCCTTCTGCATACGCAGGGACGCAACCTGCTCAAGGAGCAGCCGATTGGCTCGCTGGAGATGCAGCTCGATCCGTCGGAGTTCGTGCGCATCCACAGGTCCTGGATCCTCAACCTCGCGCGGCTCGCACGCGTGGAAGTGGAAGCCAGGGATCGCCGCGTGGCGGTACTGCACGACGGCACGCGCCTGCCCATCAGCCGCTCCGGCCATCAACGCCTGACCACCGCCCTCGGCCGCTGA
- a CDS encoding metalloregulator ArsR/SmtB family transcription factor, with product MRDLSAFCRLLGDDVRLRLIRLLRKEQLNVKELTAILGIAQSGVSRHLGLLRKSGLVEERREGGYAYYSLRPDGAGQALPMWEALEASLPSADDDAELRADDARLLEVLRLRKEDFLTHGSSAGQLVPGRSWAAWSRALGHLLPPLVVADAGCGEGYLALEAARWAEQVIAIDHSRDALAVAKQLAHKRGVSNIVWKEGRIEHLPLPDASVDVVLLSQALHHVPTPETALAEAVRAVKPGGTVLLLELRAHGQEWVRERHGDRWLGFRDEALEDWLFRVGLEDVRVEVGARLKGDPFTVLVASGHKPGGSRRRK from the coding sequence GTGAGGGACCTGTCCGCGTTCTGCCGCCTGCTCGGAGACGATGTCCGCCTGCGTCTCATCCGCCTGCTGAGGAAGGAGCAGCTCAACGTCAAGGAACTCACGGCGATCCTGGGCATCGCCCAGTCTGGCGTGTCGCGACATCTCGGCCTGCTGCGCAAGAGCGGGCTTGTGGAGGAGCGGCGCGAAGGCGGGTATGCGTACTACTCGCTCCGCCCCGACGGCGCGGGCCAGGCTCTGCCGATGTGGGAAGCGCTCGAAGCGTCGCTCCCGTCGGCCGACGATGATGCGGAACTGCGCGCGGACGATGCGCGGCTGCTCGAGGTGTTGCGGCTGCGCAAGGAGGACTTCCTCACGCACGGCAGCAGCGCGGGACAACTCGTGCCAGGCCGCAGCTGGGCCGCATGGAGCCGCGCGCTCGGGCACCTCCTGCCGCCGCTCGTCGTGGCAGACGCGGGGTGCGGTGAGGGCTATCTGGCGCTGGAGGCCGCGCGGTGGGCCGAGCAGGTGATCGCCATCGATCACTCGCGCGACGCGCTCGCCGTTGCCAAACAGCTCGCTCACAAACGCGGCGTCTCGAACATCGTCTGGAAGGAAGGGCGCATCGAGCATCTGCCGCTGCCAGACGCATCCGTCGACGTCGTGCTCCTGTCGCAGGCGCTGCACCACGTGCCGACGCCCGAAACAGCCCTGGCCGAAGCCGTCCGCGCGGTGAAGCCTGGCGGCACCGTGCTCCTGCTCGAACTGCGCGCCCACGGGCAGGAGTGGGTGCGCGAGCGTCACGGCGATCGCTGGCTCGGCTTCCGCGACGAGGCGCTGGAAGACTGGCTGTTCCGCGTGGGTCTCGAAGACGTCCGCGTGGAAGTCGGCGCCCGCCTGAAAGGCGACCCCTTCACCGTCCTCGTCGCCAGTGGTCACAAACCCGGCGGCTCACGCAGACGGAAGTGA
- a CDS encoding metalloregulator ArsR/SmtB family transcription factor yields the protein MNQSVSPVLAHLNVLGDPVRARLLRVLEGQTLAVGELCDILQLPQSTISRHLKTLMDGGWVRVRREGTSRLYSLMAEELDDASADLWRLVRGQLEHLATVAQDRVRLARVLAARRSQSAAFFSRAAGDWDGLRDELYGQAFHLDGLLAALDPAWVVADLGCGTGRTAAAVAPFVRQVIAVDASPEMLAAARERLQDASNVDLRVGTLEALPIADASVDLAVLVLVLHHLGDPAAVLKEARRVLVPGGRAIVVDMQAHDREDYRGQMGHVWLGFSEAEMSRLLTGAGLGDVRVVPLSPAAGVRGPSLFAARANSGQRAPGLS from the coding sequence ATGAATCAATCTGTCTCGCCGGTTCTCGCGCATCTGAATGTCCTCGGCGACCCCGTGCGGGCGCGGTTGCTGCGCGTGCTCGAGGGGCAGACGCTGGCCGTGGGCGAACTGTGCGACATCCTGCAGCTGCCGCAGTCCACCATCAGCCGACACCTGAAGACGCTGATGGACGGCGGGTGGGTGCGCGTGAGGCGCGAGGGGACGAGCCGGCTGTATTCACTCATGGCGGAGGAACTCGATGACGCCTCCGCCGATCTCTGGCGTCTCGTGCGCGGACAGCTCGAACACCTCGCGACGGTGGCACAGGACCGGGTCCGCCTGGCGCGCGTGCTGGCCGCGCGGCGGTCGCAGTCGGCGGCGTTCTTCTCCCGGGCGGCGGGGGATTGGGATGGCCTGCGCGACGAGCTCTATGGCCAGGCGTTCCATCTCGATGGTCTGCTCGCCGCGCTCGATCCCGCATGGGTGGTCGCCGATCTCGGTTGCGGCACCGGACGTACGGCAGCGGCTGTCGCGCCGTTCGTGCGGCAGGTGATTGCCGTCGACGCCTCGCCGGAGATGCTGGCGGCGGCGCGCGAACGCCTGCAGGACGCATCCAACGTCGATCTGCGCGTCGGCACGCTCGAGGCGCTGCCGATCGCTGATGCCAGCGTGGACCTCGCCGTGCTGGTGCTCGTGCTGCACCATCTCGGTGATCCCGCTGCGGTACTGAAGGAAGCGCGGCGCGTGCTGGTCCCCGGCGGCCGCGCGATCGTCGTCGACATGCAGGCGCACGACAGGGAGGACTATCGTGGCCAGATGGGTCACGTGTGGCTCGGGTTCTCCGAGGCGGAGATGAGCCGGTTGCTGACCGGCGCCGGGCTCGGCGACGTGCGCGTCGTGCCGCTGTCTCCGGCGGCGGGTGTACGAGGACCGTCGTTGTTCGCAGCGCGCGCGAACAGCGGACAACGGGCACCAGGACTTTCGTGA
- a CDS encoding adenosylhomocysteinase produces the protein MTPVATETLHPFAEAEKAGRPAFKVRDLAQADFGRKEIRLAEQEMPGLMAIREEYAASQPLAGVKIMGSLHMTVQTAVLIETLDILGADVRWVSCNIFSTQDHAAAAVVVGRPETGGTVQNPKGIPVFAWKGETLDEYWWCTKEALVWPDGSGPAQIVDDGGDATLFVHKALEYGTADKVPAFDAEKEPEEWGIILQTLRDELTKAPARWQALARGIKGVSEETTTGVHRLYEMMAAGTLLFPAINVNDAVTKSKFDNLYGCRHSLTDGIMRASDVMLSGKVAVVCGYGDVGKGCAQSLRGQGARVIVTEIDPICALQAAMEGY, from the coding sequence ATGACCCCAGTCGCAACAGAGACGTTGCACCCGTTTGCCGAGGCCGAGAAGGCTGGCCGTCCGGCGTTCAAGGTTCGTGATCTCGCGCAGGCCGACTTCGGCCGCAAGGAGATCAGGCTCGCCGAGCAGGAGATGCCCGGCCTGATGGCGATCCGTGAGGAGTACGCCGCGAGCCAGCCGCTGGCCGGCGTGAAGATCATGGGCAGCCTGCACATGACGGTGCAGACCGCGGTCCTCATCGAGACGCTCGACATCCTCGGCGCAGACGTCCGCTGGGTGTCGTGCAACATCTTCTCGACGCAGGATCACGCAGCGGCGGCCGTCGTCGTCGGCCGGCCCGAGACGGGCGGCACCGTGCAGAACCCGAAGGGCATCCCGGTGTTTGCGTGGAAGGGCGAGACGCTCGACGAGTACTGGTGGTGCACGAAGGAAGCGCTCGTGTGGCCCGACGGCTCGGGCCCCGCTCAGATCGTCGACGATGGGGGAGACGCGACGCTGTTCGTGCACAAGGCGCTGGAGTACGGCACGGCAGACAAGGTGCCGGCTTTCGACGCCGAGAAGGAACCGGAGGAGTGGGGCATCATCCTCCAGACGCTCCGTGACGAGCTCACCAAGGCACCGGCGCGGTGGCAGGCCCTCGCGCGGGGCATCAAGGGCGTGAGCGAGGAGACCACCACGGGCGTCCACCGTCTCTACGAGATGATGGCGGCCGGCACGCTGCTGTTCCCGGCGATCAACGTCAACGACGCGGTCACCAAGAGCAAGTTCGACAACCTGTATGGCTGCCGCCACTCGCTCACCGACGGGATCATGCGCGCCAGCGACGTGATGCTCTCGGGCAAGGTGGCCGTCGTGTGCGGCTACGGCGACGTGGGCAAGGGCTGCGCGCAGTCGCTGCGCGGCCAGGGCGCACGCGTGATCGTCACCGAGATCGATCCGATCTGTGCGCTGCAGGCGGCGATGGAAGGCTATCA